The following proteins are co-located in the Castanea sativa cultivar Marrone di Chiusa Pesio chromosome 8, ASM4071231v1 genome:
- the LOC142605785 gene encoding uncharacterized protein LOC142605785, translating to MFIVAEIEDDRVRVAEAYESLTKVAIRSNPKKYFQGSKTNVLVIEFSKDQTKEGVQSQEVVEVFAIEISPPWIVYADGATNQRGSKVGVVIVSPDGIVLEKSLKLSFSATNNKAKYEALWSRLEAVKGLGGNNIEVFSDSQLIVGQVLREYNAKDARMQAYLGKIKQL from the exons ATGTTTATCGTGGCTGAGATTGAGGACGATAGGGTTAGAGTGGCAGAGGCCTATGAGAGCCTTACCAAGGTGGCTATTAGGAGCAATCCCAAAAAATACTTTCAG GGTTCAAAGACCAATGTACTCGTCATTGAGTTCTCGAAAGATCAAACCAAGGAGGGTGTACAAAGCCAGGAAGTTGTTGAAGTTTTTGCCATTGAAATTTCCCCTCCATGGATAGTGTACGCTGATGGGGCTACTAACCAGAGGGGCTCGAAAGTTGGAGTTGTCATTGTCTCGCCGGACGGGATAGTTCTGGAGAAATCCCTAAAGCTATCGTTCTCAGCCACTAACAACAAGGCCAAGTATGAGGCATTATGGTCAAGATTGGAGGCAGTAAAGGGCTTGGGAGGAAACAACATAGAGGTCTTCAGTGACTCCCAACTGATAGTGGGGCAAGTACTAAGAGAATATAATGCCAAGGATGCAAGGATGCAAGCCTATTTGGGCAAGATAAAGCAACTCTAG